The following are encoded together in the Capsulimonas corticalis genome:
- the lon gene encoding endopeptidase La, producing the protein MSENSKIKNAKTEAKTEAPEPVKDNDQVTIETGAEGDVADQIVKQINGDGEGVPPIPEELSLLPLRDTVIFPVLVAPIAVGRDNSVKLVDEAVAGGNRIIAVSAMRDSSVENPTAKDIYPIGVAVVVRMMAKSTDGIRMIVQGVSRIQIQQVLEEEPYLKARVKVIDPIPVAPEDAVEIEALRRSIGDLFRKIVQLSAQMPDELTSLTTSVDDPGVMTDLVAAHMPVEAAAKQEILEKIDLKERMTALLTIMTKELQVLELGSKLQSQVSSEMGKTQRDYYLREQLKAIQKELGEGDERGEELDELRKKIEAAGLPEDALKEANRELDRLQRMSPGAPEYTTARSYVDWMAALPWAISTPDNLDIPEVKKVLDSDHYGLEKVKDRILEYLSVRKFKSEGDLRQPILCLVGPPGVGKTSLGKSIAKAMGKKFVRISLGGVHDESEIRGHRRTYIGALPGQIIQGLKRAETNNPLFMLDEIDKVNSDFRGDPSSALLEVLDPEQNTTFRDNYLDVNFDLSKVLFVTTANMLDTIQPALRDRMEIIELSGYTEEEKVEIAKRHLIPKQVGEHGLTAEQLRFTEDGVKAVVRGYTREAGVRNLEREMATICRKATRAFAEGRTEPVVVDKARVEEYLGSPRFEYEEIAERTEQPGVVTGLVWTPVGGDVVFIEASRMNGGHGLQLTGQLGDVMKESAQTALSYVRAHAAALGVKPDFYEKSDLHIHVPAGGVPKDGPSAGVTMTSAIASLLSGRPIKPALAMTGEVTLSGKVLPVGGIKEKVLAARRAGIKTVILPERNRKDLMEDIPAELRKDMTFIFAKNVQDVIDNALQPMDAKLKGKGKDKKNGHAKLKTSESAPPSPDAVANVPYNA; encoded by the coding sequence ATGTCCGAGAACTCCAAAATTAAGAACGCAAAGACCGAGGCGAAGACGGAAGCGCCGGAGCCGGTCAAAGATAACGATCAGGTGACGATTGAGACGGGCGCCGAAGGCGATGTGGCCGATCAGATCGTCAAACAAATCAATGGCGACGGCGAGGGCGTGCCTCCGATCCCGGAGGAGCTGAGCCTGCTGCCGCTGCGCGACACGGTCATCTTTCCGGTGCTCGTCGCGCCCATCGCGGTCGGCCGGGACAACAGCGTCAAGCTGGTGGATGAAGCCGTCGCCGGCGGGAATCGCATCATCGCGGTCTCCGCGATGCGCGACTCGTCGGTCGAGAATCCGACGGCCAAGGATATCTATCCCATCGGCGTCGCGGTCGTCGTCCGCATGATGGCGAAGTCGACCGACGGGATCCGAATGATCGTCCAGGGCGTCAGCCGTATCCAGATCCAGCAAGTGCTGGAAGAGGAGCCGTATCTGAAGGCGCGCGTCAAGGTGATCGATCCAATCCCCGTCGCTCCCGAGGACGCCGTCGAGATTGAAGCGCTGCGGCGCAGCATCGGCGACTTGTTCCGCAAGATCGTTCAGCTTTCGGCGCAGATGCCCGACGAGCTGACATCGCTGACGACCTCGGTAGACGACCCGGGCGTCATGACGGACCTCGTAGCGGCGCACATGCCCGTCGAGGCCGCCGCGAAACAAGAGATCCTTGAGAAGATCGATCTCAAGGAGCGCATGACGGCCCTGCTCACGATCATGACCAAGGAGCTGCAAGTGCTGGAGCTCGGCTCCAAGCTGCAAAGCCAGGTCTCGTCGGAGATGGGCAAGACCCAGCGCGATTACTATCTGCGCGAGCAGCTCAAGGCGATCCAGAAGGAGCTGGGCGAGGGCGACGAGCGCGGCGAGGAGCTGGACGAGCTTCGCAAGAAGATCGAGGCGGCCGGACTGCCCGAGGATGCGCTCAAGGAAGCGAACCGCGAGCTGGATCGTCTCCAGCGGATGTCCCCGGGAGCGCCGGAATACACTACCGCACGATCGTATGTCGATTGGATGGCCGCGCTGCCGTGGGCGATCTCGACGCCGGACAACCTCGACATTCCCGAGGTCAAGAAGGTCCTCGACTCCGACCACTATGGCCTGGAGAAAGTGAAGGATCGCATCCTGGAGTATCTGTCCGTGCGCAAGTTCAAGAGCGAGGGCGATCTGCGCCAGCCGATCCTGTGCCTGGTCGGACCTCCCGGAGTGGGTAAGACGAGCCTTGGCAAGTCGATCGCGAAGGCGATGGGCAAGAAGTTCGTGCGCATCAGCCTTGGCGGCGTCCACGACGAATCGGAGATCCGCGGCCACCGGCGCACCTACATCGGCGCGCTGCCCGGCCAGATCATCCAGGGCCTGAAGCGCGCGGAGACGAACAACCCGCTCTTCATGCTCGACGAGATCGACAAGGTCAACTCGGACTTCCGGGGCGACCCGAGCTCGGCGCTGCTGGAAGTGCTGGACCCGGAGCAGAACACGACGTTCCGCGACAACTATCTGGACGTCAACTTCGATCTGTCGAAAGTGCTGTTCGTGACTACGGCCAACATGCTGGACACCATCCAGCCGGCCCTGCGCGACCGCATGGAGATCATCGAGCTGTCTGGGTACACGGAGGAGGAGAAGGTCGAGATCGCGAAACGGCATCTGATCCCGAAACAGGTCGGCGAGCATGGCCTGACGGCCGAGCAGCTCCGCTTCACTGAGGACGGCGTGAAAGCCGTCGTCCGGGGCTACACCCGCGAGGCGGGCGTCCGCAACCTGGAGCGCGAGATGGCGACGATCTGCCGCAAGGCGACCCGCGCCTTCGCCGAAGGCCGCACCGAACCCGTGGTGGTGGACAAGGCCAGGGTCGAGGAGTATCTGGGCTCGCCGCGCTTCGAGTACGAAGAGATCGCGGAGCGAACCGAGCAGCCCGGCGTGGTGACCGGCCTGGTGTGGACTCCCGTCGGCGGCGACGTGGTCTTCATCGAAGCCAGCCGCATGAACGGCGGCCACGGCCTGCAATTGACGGGACAACTGGGCGACGTCATGAAAGAGTCGGCGCAAACCGCTCTCTCCTACGTCCGCGCCCACGCGGCGGCGCTGGGCGTCAAGCCTGACTTCTACGAGAAGTCCGACCTGCACATCCACGTCCCGGCCGGCGGCGTGCCCAAAGACGGCCCCAGCGCCGGCGTGACGATGACCTCGGCCATCGCCTCGCTGCTCAGCGGCCGCCCGATCAAACCCGCGCTCGCGATGACCGGCGAAGTGACGCTCTCAGGCAAAGTCCTGCCCGTCGGCGGCATCAAAGAAAAAGTCCTCGCCGCGCGCCGCGCCGGGATCAAAACCGTGATCCTGCCCGAGCGCAACCGCAAGGACCTGATGGAGGACATCCCTGCGGAGTTACGCAAGGACATGACCTTCATCTTCGCCAAGAACGTCCAGGACGTCATCGACAACGCGCTCCAGCCGATGGACGCAAAGCTCAAAGGCAAGGGCAAAGACAAAAAGAACGGCCACGCCAAACTCAAAACCAGTGAAAGCGCCCCGCCTTCGCCCGACGCCGTCGCGAACGTACCGTACAATGCGTAA
- a CDS encoding polysaccharide deacetylase family protein — protein MTFPTRWFVCLALAVLAIPAEAEAPDQAAPKTAAPAVVVLPKPGLPQNSSPNALSANASLLMVRAERDKYWLNAKTEIYKSTLELTAQRETELNRGLSFSILTRGNPTRKQIALTFDDGPHPAYTPQLLKILKDNGVKATFFVVGEQAEKYPDLIKAEVAGGHAVGNHTYDHVSLIKIPQEYVATEIKACGEVLERILGKPVNLFRPPGGVYDRSVAETSEALGYKMILWTDDPGDYASPGSNLIETRTLDHVTNGGIILLHDGIQQTIDVLPQMLKYLKSKGYEFVTVEQMVK, from the coding sequence ATGACATTTCCCACGAGATGGTTTGTTTGTCTCGCGCTCGCCGTACTTGCAATACCTGCCGAAGCAGAAGCACCGGATCAGGCGGCGCCAAAAACGGCGGCTCCGGCGGTCGTCGTTTTGCCGAAGCCTGGGCTGCCGCAAAATTCATCGCCGAATGCGCTTTCGGCGAATGCGTCGCTGCTGATGGTGCGCGCCGAGCGGGATAAGTACTGGCTCAACGCCAAGACGGAGATTTACAAGAGCACGCTGGAGCTGACGGCGCAGCGCGAGACGGAGCTGAACCGGGGGCTGAGCTTCAGTATCCTGACGCGCGGCAATCCGACGCGCAAGCAGATCGCGCTGACCTTTGACGACGGGCCGCATCCGGCGTACACGCCGCAATTGCTCAAGATTTTGAAGGACAATGGCGTCAAGGCGACGTTCTTTGTGGTGGGCGAGCAGGCGGAGAAGTATCCGGATCTGATCAAGGCGGAAGTCGCGGGCGGACACGCCGTCGGCAATCATACTTACGACCATGTCAGTCTGATCAAGATCCCGCAGGAGTATGTCGCCACGGAAATTAAGGCGTGCGGGGAGGTGCTGGAGCGCATCCTGGGCAAGCCGGTCAATCTCTTCCGGCCGCCGGGCGGAGTCTACGATCGCTCGGTCGCCGAAACGTCCGAAGCGCTCGGCTACAAGATGATCCTGTGGACGGACGATCCCGGCGACTACGCCAGCCCAGGTTCGAATTTGATCGAGACGCGCACGCTAGACCATGTGACGAACGGCGGGATCATCCTGCTGCACGACGGCATCCAGCAGACGATCGATGTGCTGCCGCAGATGCTCAAATATCTGAAGAGCAAGGGGTACGAGTTCGTGACGGTCGAGCAGATGGTGAAGTAG
- a CDS encoding dienelactone hydrolase family protein, with amino-acid sequence MASPANGYAQAVQPIAPNTIHTDTEGLIAEDIQIPTSDGAIYGYYAAPEGGQSLPTIVVIHEIFSVHEHIKDVARRLAKLGYLAIAPDFFGRQGDVSQLADHQQIFTEVVSKVPDAQVLSDIDAAFDWATQSGLADPARLAVTGFCWGGRLTWLYAAHTDRIQAGVAWYGRLASKTDPLHPQQPIDVAAHLKAPVLGLYGGQDAGIPQDQVSAVQEILKDAGGPSRIHVYPEAGHAFYADYRPSYKPIEAEDGFTSLRDWLRTYGVS; translated from the coding sequence ATGGCGTCACCAGCCAACGGATACGCGCAGGCCGTACAGCCGATCGCCCCGAACACGATCCACACGGACACCGAAGGGCTGATCGCGGAAGATATTCAGATCCCCACATCGGACGGGGCGATCTACGGCTATTACGCCGCGCCCGAAGGCGGACAAAGCCTCCCGACCATCGTTGTGATCCATGAGATCTTCTCCGTCCACGAGCATATCAAGGATGTCGCGCGGCGGCTTGCAAAGCTCGGGTACCTCGCCATCGCGCCCGACTTCTTTGGCCGGCAGGGCGATGTCAGCCAGCTCGCCGACCATCAGCAGATCTTCACGGAAGTCGTCTCCAAAGTCCCGGACGCCCAGGTGCTCTCCGATATCGACGCCGCCTTCGATTGGGCCACGCAATCCGGCCTGGCCGATCCCGCGCGCCTCGCCGTGACCGGCTTCTGCTGGGGCGGCCGCCTCACCTGGCTCTACGCCGCCCACACGGATCGAATCCAAGCCGGCGTCGCCTGGTACGGCAGGCTCGCCAGCAAGACCGACCCGCTGCATCCCCAGCAGCCGATCGATGTCGCCGCCCACCTCAAGGCGCCTGTCCTGGGCCTGTACGGCGGACAAGACGCCGGGATTCCGCAGGATCAAGTCAGCGCCGTTCAGGAGATTCTCAAAGACGCCGGCGGCCCGTCACGGATCCACGTCTATCCCGAAGCCGGCCACGCCTTTTACGCGGACTACCGCCCAAGTTATAAGCCGATCGAAGCCGAAGACGGGTTCACAAGCTTGCGGGACTGGCTGCGGACTTACGGGGTTTCTTAG
- a CDS encoding Hsp20/alpha crystallin family protein has protein sequence MAFKDYRDIIRQMEREMQQLSDEAFRGFFAVPMGGAGRFWQPPVDIHETEEALLVKMELAGARADDLQVALSSDDRVLTISGARGETHLDREGRVRCHQLEIYFGPFERAIALPTSIPIERDNLKATYRDGFLIITLPKKPTPKEKPQTRVIPISNGDASDAQRENQVQTESEGE, from the coding sequence ATGGCGTTCAAAGATTACCGCGACATCATTCGCCAGATGGAGCGTGAGATGCAGCAGCTGTCCGATGAGGCGTTTCGCGGCTTCTTCGCCGTTCCGATGGGCGGCGCCGGGCGTTTCTGGCAGCCGCCGGTCGATATCCATGAGACCGAGGAGGCGCTGCTGGTGAAGATGGAGCTGGCGGGGGCGAGGGCCGATGACTTACAGGTCGCGCTTTCGTCCGATGACCGGGTGCTCACCATCAGCGGCGCGCGGGGCGAAACGCACCTCGACCGTGAGGGGCGAGTGCGCTGTCATCAGCTTGAGATCTATTTCGGGCCGTTTGAACGCGCAATCGCCCTGCCGACCTCGATCCCGATTGAGCGGGACAACCTGAAGGCGACGTATCGCGATGGATTCCTAATTATTACACTGCCCAAAAAGCCCACGCCGAAAGAGAAACCCCAGACCCGGGTGATACCGATCAGCAACGGTGATGCAAGCGACGCGCAGAGAGAAAATCAAGTCCAGACAGAGAGCGAGGGCGAGTAA
- a CDS encoding IS3 family transposase (programmed frameshift), giving the protein MTNRKSYTEEFKREAIRLAEEKGNLSGAARDLGIAESLIAKWKKSLEVQPENPFPGKGNPSDPELAQLKRENARLKEENEILKKAVGNLHEPPAVRYRFIQDYAGRFSVQMLCEVMELKTRSYYAWRSEKRAVRRHEKQERDLALVDQIQKVHQQSYDRSYGSPRIHLELREQGIACGRHRVARLMQSHQIVAKKRRRFRVTTQSDHALPIAPNVLDRQFTVASPNQCWVGDITYLWTREGWLYLAVVLDLFSRRVVGWSMQATMETRLVCDALEMAIQRCCPQAGLVYHSDRGGQYAGLVYQDKLNCHGMVASMSRKGNCWDNAVAESFFSTLKTEMLPAQVSRMQVFRTRQVFRTREEAKACVFEYIEVWYNRKRRHSTLGYISPAQFEQRHFEQQQQLARAA; this is encoded by the exons ATGACGAACCGTAAATCTTACACCGAAGAGTTCAAACGCGAGGCGATCCGCCTGGCCGAGGAGAAGGGCAATCTCAGCGGCGCAGCACGCGATTTGGGAATTGCCGAAAGCTTGATCGCCAAATGGAAGAAGAGCTTGGAGGTCCAGCCTGAGAATCCTTTCCCCGGCAAAGGTAATCCCTCCGATCCCGAACTCGCACAGCTCAAACGCGAAAACGCCCGCCTCAAAGAGGAGAATGAAATCCTAAAAAAAGCGGTCGGTA ATCTTCACGAACCGCCCGCAGTGAGATACCGATTCATTCAAGACTATGCGGGACGATTTTCCGTGCAGATGCTCTGTGAGGTCATGGAGCTCAAAACCAGAAGCTATTACGCATGGCGCTCTGAGAAACGCGCCGTGCGTCGCCATGAAAAACAAGAGCGAGACTTGGCGTTGGTGGACCAGATCCAGAAAGTACACCAGCAAAGCTACGACAGAAGCTATGGCAGCCCACGCATCCATTTAGAGCTGCGAGAGCAAGGGATTGCTTGTGGTCGCCATCGAGTGGCGCGCTTGATGCAGTCCCATCAGATTGTGGCGAAGAAGAGACGACGTTTCCGAGTGACAACCCAATCGGATCATGCGTTGCCCATCGCTCCCAATGTGCTGGATCGACAGTTCACGGTGGCGTCTCCCAATCAATGCTGGGTGGGCGACATCACGTATCTGTGGACGCGTGAAGGCTGGCTGTATTTGGCGGTCGTCCTGGACTTGTTCAGCCGCCGTGTGGTCGGCTGGTCGATGCAGGCGACGATGGAAACCCGCTTGGTCTGTGACGCTCTCGAAATGGCAATCCAGCGGTGCTGTCCGCAGGCGGGGCTTGTTTACCATAGCGATCGAGGTGGGCAATACGCCGGCCTCGTTTACCAAGACAAACTGAATTGCCACGGCATGGTGGCCAGCATGAGCCGTAAGGGCAACTGCTGGGACAATGCCGTGGCGGAGAGTTTTTTCTCGACGTTGAAGACCGAGATGCTGCCTGCGCAAGTATCTCGAATGCAGGTATTTCGTACTCGGCAGGTATTTCGTACTCGGGAGGAAGCGAAAGCTTGTGTGTTCGAGTATATTGAAGTCTGGTATAACCGCAAGCGTCGACATTCGACGCTTGGTTATATCAGCCCCGCTCAATTTGAACAGCGCCATTTTGAGCAACAGCAACAGCTCGCAAGAGCCGCTTAA
- a CDS encoding PaeR7I family type II restriction endonuclease, with product MKKQEEHGRLDAGSRGAVTGGTQMGALELLVADILADAGLDRADIRSRTAIELPGYYRPEKKWDLLVVSQGQLVAAIEFKSQVGPSFGNNFNNRVEEAIGSATDIWTAFREGRFGDAPRPFLGYFFLLEDCPKVRTIVRNRETYFPVDPVFQKTSYSDRYHILCQRLVLERLYDAACLTLSTHALPTTISHPSNAVSFQRFANELKAAAVKFGDAKG from the coding sequence ATGAAAAAGCAGGAAGAACATGGGCGGCTGGACGCCGGATCGCGCGGCGCGGTGACCGGCGGCACTCAAATGGGAGCGCTGGAGCTGCTCGTCGCGGATATCTTAGCCGACGCTGGATTGGATCGCGCCGACATTCGCAGCCGTACGGCAATTGAGCTGCCCGGCTATTATCGCCCCGAAAAGAAATGGGATCTTCTGGTTGTCTCGCAAGGGCAGCTTGTGGCCGCCATTGAGTTCAAATCACAGGTTGGTCCATCCTTTGGAAATAACTTCAACAATCGCGTTGAAGAAGCAATCGGAAGCGCCACCGACATCTGGACGGCCTTTCGTGAAGGACGCTTTGGCGACGCTCCCCGCCCATTTCTAGGTTATTTCTTTTTACTGGAAGATTGCCCGAAAGTGCGAACGATCGTGCGAAACCGCGAGACGTATTTTCCGGTGGACCCTGTCTTTCAGAAAACCTCCTACAGTGATCGATATCACATTCTCTGTCAGCGTCTGGTGCTGGAGAGACTCTACGATGCTGCTTGCTTAACCCTGTCCACGCATGCCCTTCCTACCACGATCAGTCACCCTAGCAATGCTGTGAGCTTCCAGCGTTTTGCGAACGAGCTTAAGGCGGCCGCAGTCAAGTTTGGAGATGCGAAGGGGTGA
- a CDS encoding Eco57I restriction-modification methylase domain-containing protein codes for MRYNSARALASPPLQLNMFPDEPALQEKNGAVYTKPWVVEMILDLCGYTSDANLVDAVAMEPAAGAGVFVCAMARRLVSSCRRQGRPILDCRDSLIVRELIESSAEETRTRTLAALRAMGVLIEDAEMLTRTWIAPGDYLSEGSSLPKADFVIGNPPYIRLEDVNSSIMAQYRSGFATMKGRSDIYIGFYEAALTQLKPNGVCGFICADRWMLNQYGTELRRHITSQFSVETIIEMHTAGAFESDVSAYPAVTVIRRQMQKAVVVASINENISPSMGVLVADSLSHLRETGHLVNPISGMTAGRFDTWFSKGEPWPCTSPERLMMLKYLEQNFPPLESFGTRVGIGVASGADNVFITTRADTAEASRMLPLALASDVAGGKLEWSGHYLVDPWSPQGLVNLAQHPLLSAYYRRHETRLLERNVGKRNPAAWYRTIDRVNHDLLGKRKLYIPDIKSRIFPVLDDGKTYPHHNLYFIESEQWDLEVLGGLLLSDVAQFFVECYGVRMRGGYLRFQAQYLRKIRIPNPSDIPEHLALLLKEAFRARDVRLATSIAQQLYRIDQIPAGDYIGN; via the coding sequence ATGCGATACAATTCAGCCCGAGCATTAGCAAGTCCGCCCCTCCAATTGAACATGTTTCCTGACGAACCAGCACTCCAAGAGAAGAACGGCGCGGTCTATACGAAGCCGTGGGTCGTGGAGATGATCCTCGACTTGTGCGGCTATACGTCCGACGCAAACCTCGTGGACGCGGTGGCGATGGAGCCGGCCGCCGGGGCAGGTGTTTTCGTATGCGCGATGGCGCGGCGGCTTGTGTCGTCCTGCCGACGCCAAGGGCGTCCGATTCTTGACTGCCGGGATTCGCTGATCGTGCGAGAGTTGATCGAATCGAGCGCGGAGGAGACGCGGACGCGCACTCTGGCGGCGCTTCGCGCCATGGGAGTTCTCATTGAGGACGCGGAGATGCTTACGCGGACGTGGATCGCGCCGGGAGATTACCTCTCGGAGGGAAGCAGTCTCCCAAAGGCCGATTTTGTGATCGGCAATCCCCCATATATTCGTCTGGAGGATGTGAATTCCTCAATAATGGCGCAATATCGCAGCGGCTTCGCCACGATGAAGGGCCGCTCCGATATCTATATTGGCTTCTACGAAGCCGCACTCACGCAATTGAAACCGAACGGGGTTTGTGGGTTTATTTGCGCGGACCGCTGGATGCTGAATCAGTATGGGACGGAGCTGCGGCGGCATATTACATCACAGTTCAGCGTCGAGACGATCATTGAGATGCATACGGCGGGCGCGTTTGAAAGCGATGTCAGCGCGTACCCCGCCGTCACGGTGATTCGGCGGCAAATGCAAAAGGCCGTTGTCGTAGCGAGCATCAACGAAAACATTTCCCCATCCATGGGAGTCTTGGTCGCAGATTCGCTCTCTCATTTGCGTGAAACAGGCCATTTGGTAAATCCCATTTCTGGCATGACAGCAGGACGGTTTGACACCTGGTTTTCCAAGGGAGAGCCATGGCCTTGCACTTCGCCGGAGCGTCTGATGATGCTGAAATATCTGGAGCAAAATTTCCCTCCTCTCGAGTCCTTCGGCACGCGCGTCGGCATCGGGGTCGCGTCGGGAGCGGACAACGTCTTTATTACAACGCGAGCAGACACTGCCGAGGCCAGCCGCATGCTGCCGTTGGCGCTGGCGTCCGATGTCGCAGGCGGCAAGTTAGAATGGTCGGGACATTATCTTGTAGACCCATGGTCGCCGCAGGGCCTTGTGAACCTCGCGCAGCATCCTCTGCTGAGCGCCTACTATCGCCGGCATGAGACACGTCTTTTAGAACGCAATGTCGGCAAGAGAAACCCGGCGGCTTGGTACCGTACAATCGACCGCGTCAATCACGATCTGCTTGGAAAGCGCAAGCTTTACATTCCCGACATTAAAAGCCGCATCTTCCCGGTGCTGGATGATGGGAAGACTTATCCCCATCATAACCTCTATTTCATCGAGTCGGAACAATGGGACCTGGAAGTGCTTGGAGGCCTGCTTCTCTCTGACGTGGCTCAGTTTTTTGTCGAATGTTACGGGGTGCGAATGCGTGGCGGTTATTTGAGATTCCAGGCCCAGTATCTGCGCAAAATCCGCATTCCCAATCCGTCAGATATTCCAGAACATCTGGCGTTGCTTCTCAAAGAAGCGTTCCGCGCGCGAGACGTTCGGCTTGCGACATCCATTGCCCAGCAGCTCTATCGGATCGATCAAATTCCGGCGGGGGATTATATTGGAAATTGA
- a CDS encoding plasmid pRiA4b ORF-3 family protein, whose product MASKSDTIYQLKITLDKIKPSIWRRVQIKGSSNLADMHRVIQTVFGWENSHMHQFIVGKVNYGDASFDDEVEDESAVTLTQLIPEEQSKFRYEYDFGDDWMHTIVVENIAPAEPGVQYPRCLSGKRSGPPEDSGGPFGYPHLLEITSNPEHENYAEMSEWLGEEFDPEKFDLAAVNAALQGRKSRVQRLPK is encoded by the coding sequence ATGGCTTCAAAATCAGACACGATCTACCAACTCAAAATTACTCTCGACAAAATCAAGCCCTCCATCTGGCGGCGCGTGCAGATAAAAGGGAGTTCTAATCTTGCGGACATGCACCGTGTGATTCAAACTGTCTTTGGCTGGGAGAACTCTCACATGCATCAGTTCATCGTGGGCAAGGTGAACTATGGCGATGCGAGCTTTGACGATGAGGTCGAGGACGAGAGCGCCGTCACACTCACGCAGCTTATCCCTGAGGAGCAATCGAAATTCCGATACGAATACGATTTTGGCGACGACTGGATGCACACCATCGTTGTCGAAAATATCGCGCCCGCTGAACCGGGCGTCCAATATCCCCGCTGCCTCTCCGGCAAACGCTCCGGCCCACCCGAAGACAGCGGCGGCCCCTTCGGTTATCCTCACTTGTTGGAGATTACCTCCAATCCCGAACACGAAAATTATGCAGAGATGAGCGAGTGGCTGGGGGAAGAATTTGACCCCGAGAAGTTCGATCTCGCAGCCGTAAACGCCGCGCTGCAAGGCCGCAAAAGCCGTGTGCAGCGGCTGCCAAAGTAG